A single Epinephelus lanceolatus isolate andai-2023 chromosome 22, ASM4190304v1, whole genome shotgun sequence DNA region contains:
- the LOC144459856 gene encoding uncharacterized protein LOC144459856, producing MPCLFNRPSSLLFTTYYITRILLLLPLCILVLYLGLQRWQQQRSTSMAAMTHSDSFTYHMVAMELTSVFGNALCCFGVFLDHFLVLFVGLHFWALTWYGETFFHILTCVERYLAVVHPVIYLSLRGERGIRIRNISIGCVWLIYFGAIGLMHFEYFLFVDFCLLILSLIVVSFCSLSVLHILIRPGPGEQGGDKERVDQSKRRAFYTIWAILGVLLLRCFVSLIWTLVQMSDDNECMISTMVEFWLNFPSSLVLPLLFLHRAGTLACCKNNT from the coding sequence ATGCCATGCCTCTTCAACAGACCAAGCTCCTTACTCTTCACCACATACTACATCACAAggatcctcctcctcctccctctctgcatcCTCGTCCTCTACCTGGGTCTCCAACGATGGCAGCAACAGCGCTCCACCTCCATGGCAGCGATGACTCACTCAGACAGCTTCACCTACCACATGGTCGCCATGGAGCTGACAAGCGTCTTTGGGAATGCCCTCTGCTGTTTCGGTGTCTTTTTGGATCATTTCCTTGTATTATTTGTGGGGCTCCATTTTTGGGCTTTAACCTGGTACGGGGAGACGTTCTTCCACATCCTGACCTGTGTGGAGCGCTACTTGGCTGTCGTTCATCCTGTTATCTACCTGAgcctgagaggagagagagggataaGAATCAGAAATATCAGCATCGGGTGTGTGTGGCTGATTTATTTCGGGGCGATAGGTCTGATGCATTTCGAATACTTCTTATTTGTGGATTTCTGCCTCTTGATTTTGTCCTTAATCGTCGTGTCCTTCTGCAGCCTTTCTGTTCTCCACATTCTGATTCGTCCAGGGCCAGGGGAACAGGGCGGGGACAAGGAAAGAGTTGACCAATCAAAGCGAAGAGCTTTCTACACTATTTGGGCCATACTGGGGGTGCTGCTGTTGAGGTGTTTTGTGAGTCTGATTTGGACTCTTGTTCAGATGTCGGATGACAATGAGTGTATGATTTCAACAATGGTTGAATTCTGGCTCAATTTCCCCAGCAGCCTGGTGTTACCTCTGCTGTTTCTACACAGAGCAGGAACATTAGCGTGCTGTAAGAACAACACCTAA